The following DNA comes from Nicotiana sylvestris chromosome 10, ASM39365v2, whole genome shotgun sequence.
TATTATGATTTACCGTTACCACTCGTTCATCAAATCTTATTcgtaatgcttcatttactctctcttattctcctgctaatatcTCTGTTTATTACCTTACTATGAAAACTTCAAGAaaacattctttcacttttatctCCTCTTTCTCTATCTCACTGGCTCTTCGAGTcgcctatttttctctttttactaGGGGCAGGAGTCacactaaagaaaatatttatcacTTATAGGATGCCACTACATGTCTTCTGATATTTTTTAACGTTCTAGTATTCATATTTGACTATACTATtccagagtgcaccatctggtatGCACGATCTAATAGGGCCTCAAACAGGCCACGTCgtcaagaattctctctctactaATGCCCTTACCTGCTGTTGTATTAGTGCTCAGGCTAGCTGTAATTTTTTAAATTGCAAGCATCTCTATAATTAGCAAACATAAGTCATGGCTCGAACTCTTATGACTCAACTCTACAGCACGATGTGGATATGAAAGAAGGGTAACAAACTCCTAAATACCTTGTAGCTTCCTATTTAtaaatgtggtgcacaacacatctataaacaaggctctactagacataacttgtagactccctaggacaaaactgctctgataccaagtttgtcacgcctcAAACCTGAAGAGGCATGTCGCCACCGGCCCGAGCATACCATACTGTAACTGTAAACTCTAGAGGGGTAACCCTCagcttaggccgatgaggccatattccgAATCGTTTGAAATTAATGCCTCTCTCATCTGTGGGGTAAACATACTCAAAAGCTGATATGTATAACTGTGCAGGCCAACGAAGCCGCtatgaacatctactgatatacaaaatatacaggactcgtttacaagcctctagagataactgaactgtaccatggtcgggacaaggcttcgacctacccatcaaacatgtatatataaaatggactccaaggtctagacctggtaactccgagaAAGTGGAGCTTACAAACCAAACTGATGTTTTACTCTGTTTGTTGGGAGGGTCTGTCAAACTGTCAATCAGGACCTACAGGCATGAAATGCAACATTCCctgcaaaaagggacgtcagtacgaaataatgtaccaagttGTAAGGAAACAAAATAACTGAAAGATGAAGCAAAACTAATAAGATAACAACTTGTTAcatcccatgttttcgtacgtgagagtacgtcgtaagccaattgatgcaagctcgaaaatgagatcaTTTTTGAAAGTAAATAACGTAAGTTCATCATGTTATCTtagaggttacaaatctttaagatcatgaataacaagtaccaaaagggttggaaagcttagacgctaaacgaattgaagaaaataagtttcgtcgaaagtcgacaagtttagaatgttataacatatacttttgggggagactagggtgattaacatgatttGGAGATTAAGTTATGAGTCATTTTAGTTGTATGATAGTCGTgtattatgtttttaagtcaagcgagttgtgcaAAAAAAGTTgtcaaaggtcatcacaagttgcattcataatgtgctgaaatttAGCTCAAATGTAGCTgcacttttctcccaatatacttggaatcaagggatgatatacatatcaaattgaagatctacgagtctagtttctaatgcattaaaccgtttgtcaatatggCATCGGActagagagatattcgtatttttgcgagactgcgcaaaCAGCTCCCATGGGACCCACAAAGTCGGTTTAAAGTTCAGCTTGTATTTAAGTCATTGATAGGTCGTTTTAACTCATTTTTCTCATCCAAAATAGTTCCTAAACCCTCCTAAATTCTCTCCAATAGTTCCTCCATGATTTTAGAGtgaaaacctaagataaaaacATGAATCCAATGCTAGAAATCCTGTGGTGCTTGCTAGATCGTAGTTCTTCATCTTGTAGCTGTTTTGGAGGGTTCTTCAAAGGTAAATAACCTCAAATTTCGTGTTATTCTTTATGATTATGCTATGAATCAGTACCTCCTTCATGTATATTAGAGTTTCAAGGCGAAATACAAGTGTTTACACACCAACATGAACacaaaagttgattcaagaagagaatacaactcctatagtgttgtggtgtgattgagggttgttgtgagcTACATCAGCTGGGGATTTCAAGTTGTATCTACTGACTAAGGTTATTAAATCATGTTCTTGGTTGTGCTTAAGGTCAATCATGTGTTGGTTGAgttgtttgagtgaaaatctACAAGATAGTAATTGACATGGCATAAGGAATCGCTATCTTTTTTTGTGGGTTGTATTGAAGCTATATATATGGTTTGTTGTGGCTGAaaattgttataaatagttttattatgTTTGTGGATGTTGTTGTTAAGCTTATCTATGTGCTAATTCAGTGGATTGAAGAAtataacatgaaaaataagatgttgattttttattttacaactttATCCGATGTAAAATATagttttaaagggtaaaaaaggcgaatgacatttcgctaagggtctttgtgcttttaatatagtatagatagatagatagatattgTGCATCTCACCTTAAGTAGATAACATATATTTCCTACCTTGACGGTACATAACTAAGTTTTTTAAACTATGGTATATTTTaacgagagaaaaaaaaaatggttCTTCCTATGAATTACTGGTATATGTTACTCAaaccataaataaataaatattttgtctCAGGTATGCTATAGTTCTGATAACAATGTATATTGCATGGGATCTGATATTAAGATACATTACACTCATCAAGATGAATTCGCGAAAAGGCCTCATATAATCATAGAGTTATGGCTTGAAATCTGCAGTTTGTGACATCGGGTTCTGGTTTCAGCTTCTAGCAAGATGGTGGAGTATAGAGAATGATTAAATTGCCATCTATTCTGGTTAAATTACTTTCTGGTTTCTATGAACTATATATATTAAGCAACTCTTAACAAGAAAATCCTGAAGTTACACAGTAACATCTTTTGTCCTCAGTGTTATTACTTTATTCCAGTTAGCTAAAGTCCTTGAACGCTTCGCCGAAATCATGCTCAAACAGCTCTTCAACCACTAGCAGctaggggtggcaaaatggttaaaagaaacaGTTAACCAACCATATTATTCACTAAAAAATGAGTTgaataataaactttttaaaaacgggtcaaatatggataagaaccatattatccatttagaaaatggattcTAAATGGATAATTAAttagtctaacttttacatttgtaaattAAAGCCTCAACTTGGGGGCTCCTCAAATTaaggagactaagaattctctcaaaagtgatcatatgcaagaagtcatggataatacgATTACTCATATTATCCGCCAGTTAACCCCTTTTTtgtccgtattaaatatgggtcgggtcggataatttatccattttttcattactcgttttcgacccgaaccatatccgacccgacctgCCCGTTTGTCGCTCCTACTTGCGGCCATACTATGACATATGGGCCCGCATGGTTGACCTTCAATTGAATTGAATGCGCAATTCGGTCTCACCCATGATAAGCATAGGTTCCATAAAATTTGTCCACCTCCACTGTCACGTCATTTTGTCTAGACTTCTGGGAAAACATATTCAATTTGGCAAAGAAGTTCTCATTTGACAGTCAAGAAAGGAGAACAAAAAGTTAAAACTATCAATCAATTTCTGGCAATTTATTTCTTCGATTAGGACTTCTGGTGTTGCTTCCTCTGGTACTTCCCtatcgtggaatttcaagaaggctATTTGATGCATGTCATAGCAAAAGTAAATGAAAAGAGAACAGGTAAATCATCCGATATAACTTCACATTTCCATCACTGTCTTTGCTCAATTTAATGTTTAGAAGCAGACAATAATGAAAGAATGGAGACTAGAAGTCCTCTAACCTAAATCTTGTCAGTGCTCCCCAACCCCATTCGTTATCTCATGTGAACGGCGATATCAACGGATCAGTTGACCAACCAAAGTGGAAGAATCCAAGTCCAAAGCTGAAGGTATGAGGCAAAGGTTAGAGGAGGAGATTACTGAGGTGGCGTAGAAAACCAAAATTGTCCTAGTGTAACGTTAGCTCCGTTAAGCTTGTCAATAGAAGGTCGAACTTGTTTTGTCAGACATAAggcttaaaatttaaaattttaataaagCAATAATACAGAGACCAAAAGGGTTGTTTCCCCTACATATTAAGTGGGTGCTCTCTGATCAACTTTTTCTTATGTACAAGAACCATCTCAACTGCTCTTTCAGAAATCTTCAAGTATAGCGTGGGATTCATGCCACCAGCCTGGTTAAGAAAATTCAATCCCCAAGTGACTAGCCAAATGCAAGGAGTTTTGACTTGACATTTGCATATGCGACATCGAATTTATAACGCAGTATTAAAGGTCCAACTACATGTCAAGGCCAAGTCAATAACATGACATATCGAAGATGTATGTACATGCCCTGCAGCCACATTTCTTGACTACAAACACGGTAGGTATAAAATGCAGAACGCGGAAACAAAGGTAACTTTCCTTCTCCGAGCCACCACATGGAAGTTCCATTAATGAAGGTAATGAATTTCCTCCAAAAGTAATGTGTTGCCACACTATCTGATAATGAAGAAGAATACGGTCCAAGCAGGAAAACGAAAATTGAAGTGCAGCAACCTTTTGTAGTCTACCAGTGGGAAGAGAAGCAGATGAGAGATAGAAACTTTGTTGACCATGGAGCAGTTCAAGCTGGCAAATGAAGATTTAAGGCAGCAGACAGCTATCATTgtcccaccccccccccccccccagaaaAGCAAAAAACTTTACCTGCCTAAAAAAGCTTTGTTGCAGAAGGAGCCGCTTGGCCATTTTACAGTTTTCAGTAGGAAAAAACTCATACAAGATGATGATTTGATGTAGAGAAGCACTGGTGCTAAACAATGTCAACAAAAGAAGCATGTCGCGAAATGATGCAGTCTCAGCTGGAAATCATACCTCAAAGAAGAAAACCTAGATATTTTACGAAAAGGTGACTTTATGATAATAGTCATAGCAATTAAGAGCACACATTAAACAATAATGAAGTATAAAAGAGACCTCCAAAGTTTGCTGAACTGAGAAAAGCCGGCACAAGAATGAAGTCCGGAGGTGGCTATGGAGAGCAGAAGCCTCCCATAATCCAGTTCGAACACACCATTTATCACAGAAACAAACTACATAATGCTACTCTTTTGACAAGCCTATCAGACTACAAACGAAGAGCCTCAGTTGTATTTCCCGCTCAGACCATCAAGCTCTGCACAAAACATCAATTCCAAGTGCCCGTGTGAGTATTGTGCAAAGAAATTGCAAAATAAAAGTTCATAACTTTAACAATACAAGGAAGCACTGCTCATGCGAAATTGATAAGCACAAAGTAGAATAATATTATTTCTTAATGTGCTTTATTTGAAGCCCTAATACCCACCCAAACCACAAAAAAGTAAAAAGATACTCAACTCTGCGTTGATAGGCAGTAATGGGAGAAAAAGCTAGCTTAATGATGAAACCACTAGGAGGCAGCAAACAAACATACCCGCTTGCATAAGGAGAATCACGATGACGACGATATGCTGGGGATCTGCTATAGCTGCCACGGCCACGACAAGGTGATAAACTGTTCAAGTAAAAGATAGTCAATAAGGGTCTGTTGCTGCAGGGGCTCCCAGAAAAAAGCAGCAGATCTAATGCTCTCATCCAATTCCAAATCCACAAAATTAACATGGAGGCCTTGGAAAGTTTTATAGAAAATTTCCACCTAAAGATTGTTTCAGACTTCTACCTAAAGATTGTTTCAGACTCAGTTTTAAGGCGAAACTCAAGAATTGCCCCAGTAAATGCGTATGCCGTAAATATGTTCATCAATTACTTACCCGTCGGCATAAGGTGACACATAGCGGCCCCGGTGATTGGGGGGTGACTTGCTGTAGCTGCGTCCACGACGAGGAGATAGGCTACGACCTCGAGGAGATTTTCCATGAGGGCTATAACTCCTGCAAAGCCACATCACTATGTTCCTCAAAATGTAAAATTTCGAAGAAATTGTTATATGGACAAGAACTCTACCCTGAATTCAAAACCAAGTGACTTATTATATTCAGAAGTAAAGCAGTACTAAAATAGAACTTGTCACTGCCACCCAAGTTATAGGCCATCAACTAAGATGATGAAGCACCACCTTTTGATATTATGAAGCCCATCTGATAGAAGTACTCAAGAAAAACTAAATAACATACCCAATGTGATACCACAAGTGGGGTCGGGGGAGGGTGgggtgtatgcagaccttacccctaccttgtgtgaggtagaaaggttgtttccaatagagcCTTGGCTCAAGAAAAGGGTTTTCCAAACAGGTTTGGAAAGTACAAGAGTAAAAAAGCTaagatgaaaagaaaagaaaagtattGACACCAAAAATAGTAAAGATAACCAAAGTAAAAGACAACAGCAATACTCTGGAAAAACTAAAATTGTATATATCCAAAACAATATCTCTGTAGCTGCAACGTCACGACCATCGAGAACCATGATATATAGGATATATACGCATGCATATGAATAATGCAACTGGCTAAGCTGGTGACCAGGAAGTAGACAAATCCACTCTCCTCGGACCTCTATGTGTTACCATTTAGGTAATGAATAGAATGTACAAAAAGCAAATTAAAGAGTGGCCTAATTTgcaaagaggaaaaagaaaaagaaggttATAAACAGCCAAGTGTTCACATATATTTCTTACGTCATACACCAAGTGAAGACACTGACATAGCTGTGATGTTATATCTGCCATCGAGACAAAAGAACCCACCAGAAGGATGACTATGTAGGCATTATTTTGTAGTGTAACATCACCCTAACTTGCATGGCTCTGACAAGGTTCTATGACAAAtgaaatattttcttcttcacaGTCAAGTAGCATAAAACTAGAGTTCAAGAAGCTCCGCAATGTGAGTTGATTGAATAATGTGCATCAGTACATTGCACATAAACTAGGAGATAAGCCCCATTTGATTAAAatcaaagaaagagagagagagagagagagaccttCTCCCATAACTGGGACTTCTACGATATTGAGGACTAGGACTTCGACGTCGCCCACTTCCAAGTCCTCGTGAACCAATGCACAAGCGGCACTCTCGAGCAAAATGACCTGGCTCACCACACTCGTAACATTTCGTATCATCACCTCCACGACCACCACGGCCTCCACCACGACCGCTTGAATTGTGTGAGAGCTCCACACGCCAACCATTTTTCCCTGTTATACAGATTTCCCCAAAGGTTCACCAGGGATGGATGTAGCACAGTTACTATCCAAGAAGAGATAAAAATAAAGTCTTACAGGCAAGAAGTTTTCTGAATGAACCTGTATCACACTCATCTATTATTAAAACTGAAATGTCAGCAGATTCTGTTCCACTGGACTTATTTTTCAGATTAGTATCACACATTTTTTTTCAGGAAGTATCACATATTGTGAACAAAGCTACAACACACTCAAGTAATATTACATCTGAATGTTCAGCAGTAGTTATATGTATGATCACTATCTATTCCATTGGACGTTTCTTAAGAGATTATTACGAGAAGACACACAACTTAGAAGGCAGGCAAGAATTACATCACAGAGGAAAAGTCCAGAAGTACGAGGTACGCCGAAAACAAAAATGAATCGTTCTATGAAAACATGCACTAGACAGAATGAAACTGGTGATAATTAGCAAGATCTGCATGTTTTAAACTACACTAACCATATCATTACTTGAAGGAAAGCCTGGTAAAACGAAGTTCAACATAAGATATCAGTTGTGGACCATAAAGGGGCATGCTACAGTCTTCTCATAGAAAAGATAAGAACCAAAATGGAAGGTTATACTGATAACCTGAACTTGCATGTTATTATTACTAAAAAAGGGTCAACTACAATCACCATACTCAGCTAGCTATTGATGTATGGTGCCCAACACTCGGTTCATACCATCTAGCTCGCGAATAGCATCTAGAGCATCCCTGCGATCGTCGAACTCAATGAATGCATAACCTGGCGGTTGTCTTGCAACCCAAACACTGCACCAAATTAATAACACTTTAATTATGTGCAAAACAATAATATCACACCCAAAACATATAAAGAGGGCCGAAACAGACAACAAAGACGCCCAAAAATGCAATCTTTGTCATCGGTCTTATGGAATATGAGAAGAAAACAAGATATactatgaaactttaggcaaaagGAAGTAGCTCAACACAAAGGGATGTAAAAACAATGATAGAAAATGCAGTAGCTATTGCAACACATTAGGTTGTATAGCCATAGGCTTGTTCATCAGACAGTGTAAGCTATTTTCATAAAGTCAGATAGGTATAAACTACATGCATCTCATTAGGGTAAAAGAGCTTCTTTTTTTATGATAAGTTCAATAGGGTAAAAGACCTTTTAAACACCACCTAGACCAAGTAGTCATTCATGGACTAGACCAAAGAACCAATGCAGACTGCTGAAGCCACTAGCTTCTGTTTTGAGATTTGTTCCTTCAGGGAGGTGGAGCTCATCATCTTAAGTCGTTTAACTTCTGCGAGTTCTGACAACATCTTCACACAATGTGTAATCCATACATAGGACATTTAAAGCAGTAAAAGAGACATAACAAAACACAATCGAAGTAGTATGAGAAAAAATTCACCAGCCAAATAAAGCTTCCCAAATATTGAAACTAACTGAGGTGCTCCACTTAACACTCGACTTATTTATATACCTAAAACATACATCCTCCATTCCATTTTATGTGGCGGGTCCAGGCCACAAGGGTCAAAGTACTTAATTTTCGGTGTGAAGTCGAACATAAATCCTTCAAGTTTTTTGAAATAAACTTCACATATTTGGAAATTACAATAAGTCACAATAGTTAATAATTCAGAACATTTTTAAAAAGTACTTGAACAATGATGGTCGAAGAAGAATCTCTTTGACTCAGAGGCGAATTCAGGATTTGGAACTTCCAGGTGCCACATAGCTTTGAACGTCCATGTGTCACTATTTATACATTGAGATATAGTAAATATTTTGTCCGTTTGAGCAACTTTGGACTTCGATTCGAGTTACTTGTCTTTTTTGTATACAATATATAAATCAATTGTACGGAAAAAATATGGTACTGCAGTTATGATAGAGCGAAGATTTGCAAAAGAAAATGTTATTTTAACTTTGTGCGAAAAAAGCAAATACTTAACTAATAAGAGACACCAAAAGAAAGTCAAAAATTAACAAATAAAGTATGATATTGAACAATAATTACActagaagaaaaaagaga
Coding sequences within:
- the LOC104239593 gene encoding serine/arginine-rich splicing factor RSZ21-like isoform X1, producing MGRNHLTSLPLLTIELWSLMVFISASSTPRPHSCVWVARQPPGYAFIEFDDRRDALDAIRELDGKNGWRVELSHNSSGRGGGRGGRGGDDTKCYECGEPGHFARECRLCIGSRGLGSGRRRSPSPQYRRSPSYGRRSYSPHGKSPRGRSLSPRRGRSYSKSPPNHRGRYVSPYADGLSPCRGRGSYSRSPAYRRHRDSPYASGA
- the LOC104239593 gene encoding serine/arginine-rich splicing factor RSZ21A-like isoform X2 — its product is MSRVYVGNLDPRVTERDLEDEFRIYGVLRSVWVARQPPGYAFIEFDDRRDALDAIRELDGKNGWRVELSHNSSGRGGGRGGRGGDDTKCYECGEPGHFARECRLCIGSRGLGSGRRRSPSPQYRRSPSYGRRSYSPHGKSPRGRSLSPRRGRSYSKSPPNHRGRYVSPYADGLSPCRGRGSYSRSPAYRRHRDSPYASGA